From the genome of Polyodon spathula isolate WHYD16114869_AA chromosome 14, ASM1765450v1, whole genome shotgun sequence, one region includes:
- the LOC121326585 gene encoding calcium-activated potassium channel subunit beta-3-like has translation MFLQPVTHRGSIRVPVQISVQRGQRWQRREAITSVNNRRNESGEGKGGDKSKTQAQVCTAGEDRAILLGFVMMGFSILMYFVLGVTLIKPYMLSVWSEMSNCTLMRSEILDDWVDCSFMCGVDCRGHAKYPCLQVFVNLSYTGKKTVLHYNDEAIQVNPKCFYIPKCLRDRTELLAEAEKIKNSLLLTNGTPFNCFYIPGKKPEDAIMYKKYTISVVVHCLFWPTLMLAGGALIVALVKLTQHLSRVCMSYSLAYENTQALTPASEKSQERQPGKLDQLLRWRPNQQQIQHISLSEG, from the exons ATGTTTCTACAGCCTGTGACTCATAGAGGGTCCATCAGAGTCCCAGTTCAGATCTCAGTGCAACGTGGACAGAGATGGCAGAGAAG GGAAGCCATCACCTCAGTCAACAACAGGAGGAATGAAAGTGGGGAGGGAAAGGGGGGTGATAAATCAAAAACCCAGGCGCAAGTGTGCACAGCAGGGGAGGATAGAGCCATTTTACTGGGGTTTGTCATGATGGGGTTCTCCATCCTCATGTATTTTGTGCTTGGGGTCACATTGATAAAGCCCTACATGCTCAG TGTCTGGAGCGAGATGTCGAACTGCACTCTGATGCGGTCTGAAATCTTAGATGATTGGGTTGACTGCTCCTTCATGTGTGGAGTCGACTGCCGGGGTCATGCTAAATATCCCTGTCTGCAGGTGTTTGTTAATCTCTCCTACACTGGGAAGAAGACAGTACTGCACTACAATGATGAGGCTATTCAAGTAAACCCAAAG TGCTTCTACATACCAAAGTGCCTGAGAGACAGAACTGAATTGTTAGCAGAAGCCGAAAAAATTAAGAATTCATTGCTCCTTACAAATGGCACCCCATTCAACTGCTTCTATATCCCAGGGAAGAAACCTGAAGATGCCATCATGTACAAGAAATACACAATCTCAGTCGTGGTCCATTGCTTGTTCTGGCCAACCCTGATGCTGGCTGGAGGAGCGCTGATCGTGGCTTTAGTGAAGCTGACTCAACACCTGTCCCGGGTCTGTATGAGTTACTCTCTTGCATATGAAAACACCCAAGCACTCACACCAGCTTCAGAGAAATCCCAGGAAAGGCAGCCTGGGAAACTTGACCAGCTACTAAGATGGAGGCCAAATcaacaacaaatacaacacatCTCACTTTCTGAAGGTTAA